In one Modestobacter sp. L9-4 genomic region, the following are encoded:
- the ffh gene encoding signal recognition particle protein yields the protein MFETLSDRLDKVFTGLRGKGRLSDEDIDATAREIRIALLEADVALPVVRSFIASVKERARGSEVSGALNPAQQMIKIVNEELVDILGGETRRIRYAKQSPTVIMLAGLQGAGKTTLAGKLGRWLKAQGHTPLLVACDLQRPNAVQQLSVVAGQAGVDVYAPAPGNGVGDPIAVARDSIEHARRTMHDVVVVDTAGRLGIDAELMAQAAGIRDAVSPDETLFVVDAMIGQDAVNTALAFQDGVGFSGVVLTKLDGDARGGAALSVRHVTGQPIMFASTGEKLTEFDVFHPERMASRILGMGDVLTLIEQAEQAFDADQAEKMAGKLASREGFTLEDFLEQMLAIRKMGPIANLLGMLPGAGAMKEQLKQVDDRDLDRTAAIIRSMTPAERVTPKIINASRRVRIANGSGVSVTDVNQLLERFGQAQKMMGQMAGSMGMPGMGPMSKKARGRQQQAAASRGKGKKGKKAPARRAIGAPGAMGGAGFPGQLPGGMPGGVPGLPPGQALPDLSKLDFSQFKDQGR from the coding sequence GTGTTCGAGACCCTCTCCGACCGCCTGGACAAGGTCTTCACCGGCCTGCGCGGCAAGGGCCGGCTCTCCGACGAGGACATCGACGCCACCGCGCGCGAGATCCGGATCGCGCTGCTCGAGGCCGACGTCGCCCTGCCCGTCGTCCGGTCGTTCATCGCCTCGGTCAAGGAGCGGGCCCGTGGCTCGGAGGTCTCCGGTGCGCTGAACCCCGCGCAGCAGATGATCAAGATCGTCAACGAGGAGCTCGTCGACATCCTGGGCGGGGAGACCCGCCGCATCCGCTACGCCAAGCAGTCGCCGACGGTGATCATGCTGGCCGGTCTGCAGGGTGCCGGCAAGACCACGCTGGCCGGCAAGCTCGGCCGCTGGCTCAAGGCGCAGGGGCACACCCCGCTGCTGGTGGCCTGCGACCTGCAGCGCCCCAACGCCGTGCAGCAGCTGTCGGTGGTCGCCGGTCAGGCCGGCGTCGACGTCTACGCGCCCGCGCCGGGCAACGGGGTGGGCGACCCGATCGCCGTCGCCCGGGATTCCATCGAGCACGCCCGGCGCACCATGCACGACGTCGTGGTGGTCGACACCGCCGGCCGGCTGGGCATCGACGCCGAGCTGATGGCCCAGGCCGCCGGCATCCGCGACGCCGTCTCACCCGACGAGACGCTGTTCGTCGTCGACGCGATGATCGGCCAGGACGCCGTCAACACGGCGCTGGCGTTCCAGGACGGCGTCGGCTTCTCCGGTGTCGTGCTCACCAAGCTCGACGGCGACGCCCGCGGTGGTGCCGCACTGTCGGTCCGGCACGTCACCGGCCAGCCGATCATGTTCGCCTCGACCGGCGAGAAGCTGACCGAGTTCGACGTCTTCCACCCCGAGCGGATGGCCTCGCGCATCCTCGGCATGGGCGACGTCCTCACCCTGATCGAGCAGGCCGAGCAGGCCTTCGACGCCGACCAGGCCGAGAAGATGGCCGGCAAGCTGGCCAGCCGCGAGGGCTTCACCCTCGAGGACTTCCTCGAGCAGATGCTCGCCATCCGCAAGATGGGCCCGATCGCGAACCTGCTCGGCATGCTGCCCGGTGCAGGGGCGATGAAGGAGCAGCTCAAGCAGGTCGACGACCGCGACCTCGACCGCACCGCGGCGATCATCCGGTCGATGACCCCCGCCGAGCGGGTCACCCCGAAGATCATCAACGCCTCGCGCCGGGTGCGCATCGCCAACGGCTCCGGGGTCAGCGTCACCGACGTCAACCAGCTGCTGGAGCGCTTCGGCCAGGCCCAGAAGATGATGGGCCAGATGGCCGGCAGCATGGGCATGCCCGGGATGGGCCCCATGTCGAAGAAGGCCCGCGGCCGGCAGCAGCAGGCAGCGGCCTCCCGCGGCAAGGGCAAGAAGGGCAAGAAGGCCCCCGCCCGGCGCGCGATCGGCGCTCCCGGTGCGATGGGCGGCGCGGGCTTCCCCGGGCAGCTCCCCGGCGGGATGCCGGGTGGGGTGCCGGGCCTGCCGCCGGGCCAGGCGCTCCCGGACCTGAGCAAGCTGGACTTCAGCCAGTTCAAGGACCAGGGCCGCTGA
- a CDS encoding [protein-PII] uridylyltransferase codes for MLDTAALPALPRAERVRVVDEWLAGLLAEALAGTPRPDRRRGGPPPEDAGTGIALVAVGSLGRRELPPHGDLDLVLVHDGRPEIAALADAVWYPIWDAGLRLDHSVRTVAEAVSVAAEDVKAGLGLLDARHVAGDPAVTAGLRTATLASWRQHAGRLLPQLRDLRRARGRQVGELGFLLEPDLKEAYGGLREGQVLRALAAAQLSDEAPADAGEAYAFLLDVRDALRAGTGRASDALVRQEQARVARVLDLADDDVLLRRVSLAGRRLAFVADETWRRVDAALVRRPRARYRRVRREPLAEGLVRQGDEVVLARDARPAADPGLVLRGAAAAARADLLLSPYTLKVLAVHAPPLPEPWPPEVRWSFLRLLASGRSAVPVLEQLDQEGLLARMLPEWDRVRSLPQRHPWHRFTVDRHLVEAAAAASELTRDVDRPDLLLVGALLHDIGKGWPGDHTEVGMVVVAEMAARMGFSPADVATLSAMVEHHLLLPDVATRRDLDDPKTVDRVVEAIDADGALLQLLHALAQADGAATSSSAWSPWKAHLVAALVARVAARLGSAPVPEPVLEPTAPQVTAPAPVVEGHTEPVTVGVEDVLDGQQVTIGAPDRPGLFSLCAGVLALNQLDVRAARVSVAGGHGTLVFAVRPHFGRAPVPEILADGVRAALEGTLPLADRLRQRERDYSQDAAGGRPPRISWFDAEATGVTGLVEVRATDRAGLLHRLTAALAQAGLDVTSATVETLGGDAVDAFYVSDPAGTAIDPAQREQAERALVAAAGGDAPDPVGR; via the coding sequence GTGCTCGACACCGCAGCCCTGCCCGCCCTGCCCCGCGCCGAGCGCGTCCGCGTGGTCGACGAGTGGCTCGCCGGCCTGCTGGCCGAGGCCCTCGCCGGCACCCCGCGCCCCGACCGCAGGCGCGGTGGCCCCCCGCCCGAGGACGCCGGGACCGGCATCGCGCTGGTCGCGGTGGGCAGCCTCGGCCGCCGGGAGCTGCCGCCGCACGGCGACCTGGACCTGGTGTTGGTCCACGACGGCCGGCCGGAGATCGCCGCACTGGCCGACGCGGTCTGGTACCCGATCTGGGACGCCGGACTGCGCCTGGACCACTCCGTCCGCACGGTCGCCGAGGCGGTGTCGGTGGCCGCCGAGGACGTCAAGGCCGGGCTGGGCCTGCTCGACGCCCGGCACGTCGCGGGCGACCCGGCGGTCACGGCCGGGCTGCGCACCGCGACCCTCGCCTCCTGGCGGCAGCACGCCGGGCGGCTGCTGCCGCAGCTGCGCGACCTGCGCCGGGCCCGCGGCCGTCAGGTCGGCGAGCTGGGCTTCCTGCTCGAGCCCGACCTCAAGGAGGCCTACGGCGGGCTCCGCGAGGGGCAGGTGCTGCGGGCGCTGGCCGCCGCCCAGCTGTCCGACGAGGCGCCGGCCGACGCGGGGGAGGCCTACGCGTTCCTGCTCGACGTCCGCGACGCCCTGCGCGCGGGCACCGGCCGGGCCAGCGACGCGCTGGTGCGGCAGGAGCAGGCCCGGGTCGCCCGGGTGCTGGACCTGGCCGACGACGACGTCCTGCTGCGCCGGGTGAGCCTGGCCGGACGACGGCTGGCGTTCGTCGCCGACGAGACCTGGCGCCGGGTCGACGCCGCCCTGGTCCGGCGACCGCGCGCCCGGTACCGGCGGGTGCGCCGCGAGCCGCTGGCCGAGGGGCTGGTCCGGCAGGGTGACGAGGTCGTGCTGGCCCGCGACGCCCGGCCGGCTGCCGACCCCGGCCTGGTGCTGCGCGGTGCCGCCGCGGCGGCCCGGGCCGACCTGCTGCTGTCGCCCTACACGCTCAAGGTGCTCGCCGTGCACGCCCCGCCGCTGCCCGAGCCCTGGCCGCCGGAGGTCCGCTGGTCCTTCCTACGGCTGCTGGCCAGCGGGCGCAGCGCCGTCCCGGTGCTCGAGCAGCTGGACCAGGAGGGCCTGCTCGCCCGGATGCTGCCGGAGTGGGACCGGGTGCGGTCGCTGCCGCAGCGCCACCCCTGGCACCGCTTCACCGTCGACCGGCACCTGGTGGAGGCCGCCGCCGCGGCCTCCGAGCTCACCCGGGACGTCGACCGGCCCGACCTGCTGCTGGTGGGGGCGCTGCTGCACGACATCGGCAAGGGCTGGCCCGGTGACCACACCGAGGTCGGCATGGTGGTGGTGGCCGAGATGGCCGCCCGGATGGGCTTCAGCCCGGCCGACGTCGCGACGTTGTCGGCGATGGTGGAGCACCACCTGCTGCTGCCCGACGTGGCCACCCGCCGCGACCTCGACGACCCCAAGACCGTCGACCGGGTGGTCGAGGCGATCGACGCCGACGGCGCGCTGCTGCAGCTGCTGCACGCCCTCGCCCAGGCCGACGGTGCGGCGACCTCCAGCTCCGCCTGGTCCCCGTGGAAGGCGCACCTGGTGGCCGCGCTCGTCGCCCGGGTCGCGGCCCGGCTGGGCAGCGCCCCGGTGCCCGAGCCGGTGCTGGAGCCCACCGCACCCCAGGTGACCGCGCCGGCGCCGGTGGTGGAGGGGCACACCGAGCCGGTGACGGTCGGGGTTGAGGACGTCCTCGACGGTCAGCAGGTCACCATCGGCGCCCCCGACCGGCCCGGGCTGTTCAGCCTGTGCGCGGGGGTGCTGGCGCTCAACCAGCTCGACGTGCGGGCGGCCCGGGTCAGCGTCGCCGGCGGCCACGGCACGCTGGTGTTCGCCGTGCGGCCGCACTTCGGGCGGGCCCCGGTCCCGGAGATCCTGGCCGACGGCGTGCGCGCCGCGCTCGAGGGCACGCTGCCGCTGGCCGACCGGCTCCGCCAGCGCGAGCGCGACTACAGCCAGGACGCCGCCGGTGGGCGCCCGCCGCGGATCTCCTGGTTCGACGCCGAGGCGACCGGGGTCACCGGGCTGGTCGAGGTGCGCGCCACCGACCGGGCCGGGCTGCTGCACCGGCTCACCGCGGCGCTCGCCCAGGCAGGGCTGGACGTCACCTCGGCGACGGTGGAGACCCTGGGCGGCGACGCCGTGGACGCCTTCTACGTCAGCGACCCCGCCGGGACGGCGATCGACCCGGCGCAGCGCGAGCAGGCCGAGCGGGCGCTGGTGGCCGCCGCCGGCGGCGACGCACCGGACCCGGTCGGCCGCTAG
- a CDS encoding P-II family nitrogen regulator — protein sequence MKLITAIVKPFKLDDVKNALELIGIAGLTVSEVQGFGRQRGHTEVYRGAEYQVDFVPKVRIEVVVSETDAARVVDAVVESASTGQIGDGKVWVTTIDEIVRVRTGERGADAL from the coding sequence ATGAAGCTGATCACCGCGATCGTCAAGCCGTTCAAGCTGGACGACGTCAAGAACGCCCTCGAGCTGATCGGCATCGCCGGTCTGACCGTGAGCGAGGTGCAGGGGTTCGGCCGCCAGCGCGGCCACACCGAGGTCTACCGCGGTGCGGAGTACCAGGTGGACTTCGTCCCCAAGGTCCGCATCGAGGTCGTCGTGAGCGAGACCGACGCGGCGCGGGTCGTCGACGCGGTCGTCGAGTCCGCCTCCACCGGCCAGATCGGTGACGGCAAGGTGTGGGTCACGACGATCGACGAGATCGTCCGCGTCCGCACCGGCGAGCGCGGCGCTGACGCGCTCTGA
- a CDS encoding ammonium transporter, with protein MVNTGDTAWILTSAALVLLMTPGLALFYGGMVRAKSVLNMMMMSFGALALISVLWVLYGYSFAFGNDAGAGLIGDPNEFLGLKGLMEDTTSEAGGYPVMAFVGFQAVFAIITVALISGAIADRAKFSAWMVFTGVWTSIVYFPVAHWVFDFTVTDDDGTVSHVGGWIANNLKALDFAGGTAVHINAGAAGLALALVLGKRRGFGRDPMRPHNLPLVMLGAGLLWFGWFGFNAGSALAANNTAAVAWVNTMVATGAAALAWLLVEKIRDGHSTSLGGASGVVAGLVAITPACAAVSPIGAIIVGLVAGVLCALAVGLKFKLGFDDSLDVVGVHLVGGLVGTIIIGFLATSDAPAGVDGLFYGGGLDQLWRQVVGALAVLVFSFVLTYIIGLAIEKTMGFRISEEDEVTGIDTVEHAESAYDFVSLGGGSGAASLTGQARAEARNTEGATRA; from the coding sequence GTGGTCAACACCGGCGACACCGCCTGGATCCTCACCAGCGCCGCCCTCGTGCTGCTGATGACCCCAGGCCTCGCGCTCTTCTACGGCGGCATGGTCCGCGCGAAGAGCGTGCTGAACATGATGATGATGAGCTTCGGGGCGCTGGCGCTCATCAGCGTGCTCTGGGTGCTCTACGGCTACTCGTTCGCCTTCGGCAACGACGCCGGCGCCGGGCTCATCGGTGACCCCAACGAGTTCCTCGGGCTCAAGGGCCTGATGGAGGACACCACCAGCGAGGCCGGCGGTTACCCGGTCATGGCCTTCGTGGGCTTCCAGGCCGTCTTCGCCATCATCACCGTGGCGCTGATCTCCGGTGCCATCGCCGACCGCGCCAAGTTCAGCGCCTGGATGGTCTTCACCGGCGTCTGGACCTCGATCGTCTACTTCCCCGTCGCCCACTGGGTCTTCGACTTCACCGTCACCGACGACGACGGCACCGTCAGCCACGTCGGCGGCTGGATCGCCAACAACCTCAAGGCGCTGGACTTCGCCGGCGGCACCGCGGTGCACATCAACGCCGGCGCCGCGGGCCTGGCGCTCGCCCTCGTGCTGGGCAAGCGCCGCGGCTTCGGCCGCGACCCGATGCGCCCGCACAACCTGCCGCTGGTGATGCTCGGTGCCGGGCTGCTGTGGTTCGGCTGGTTCGGCTTCAACGCCGGCTCGGCGCTGGCCGCCAACAACACCGCTGCCGTCGCCTGGGTCAACACGATGGTCGCCACGGGTGCCGCCGCCCTGGCCTGGCTGCTGGTGGAGAAGATCCGCGACGGCCACTCCACGTCCCTCGGTGGCGCCTCCGGCGTCGTCGCCGGTCTGGTCGCGATCACCCCGGCCTGTGCCGCGGTCTCCCCGATCGGCGCGATCATCGTCGGCCTCGTCGCCGGTGTGCTCTGCGCCCTGGCCGTCGGCCTGAAGTTCAAGCTCGGCTTCGACGACTCCCTCGACGTCGTCGGCGTCCACCTCGTCGGTGGTCTGGTCGGCACGATCATCATCGGCTTCCTGGCCACCTCCGACGCCCCGGCCGGCGTCGACGGGCTCTTCTACGGCGGCGGGCTGGACCAGCTGTGGCGTCAGGTGGTCGGCGCCCTGGCGGTGCTGGTGTTCTCCTTCGTCCTGACGTACATCATCGGTCTCGCCATCGAGAAGACGATGGGCTTCCGCATCTCCGAGGAGGACGAGGTCACCGGCATCGACACCGTCGAGCACGCTGAGAGCGCCTACGACTTCGTCTCCCTCGGGGGCGGCAGTGGTGCGGCATCCCTGACCGGCCAGGCGCGCGCCGAGGCCCGCAACACCGAAGGAGCTACCCGCGCATGA
- a CDS encoding HoxN/HupN/NixA family nickel/cobalt transporter: MITAPTAPPAPTSTGFSARERRSIAGMSGFVVLLHVLGWGVLLLAVAPQDYQLGSTGVLGVGVGLTAYMLGVRHAFDADHIASIDNTTRKLVGDGQSSVSTGFWFSLGHSSVVVAASLLLVLGVRSVADVVQDEDSGVAATLGLVGTLVAGTFLLVIGLMNLVAAVGIARVFRKMRSGEFDEAELEHHLHNRGFLARLLNRVTRRVSKPWHLYPVGLLMGLGFDTATQVALLVLAAGSAAFVLPWYAILVLPVLFMAGMSLFDTADGVLMSRAYGWALLQPVRKVFYNLTVTVLSVVIALVIGLMVLTGLLVDRFSIEGGPLAWIASLDLGFVGFAVVGLFALTWGLALAVWRFGHIEQRWAPQPADGLPTAG, from the coding sequence GTGATCACCGCACCGACCGCACCGCCGGCCCCGACCAGCACCGGGTTCAGCGCCCGGGAGCGTCGCAGCATCGCCGGGATGAGCGGGTTCGTCGTCCTGCTGCACGTGCTCGGCTGGGGCGTGCTGCTGCTGGCCGTGGCCCCGCAGGACTACCAGCTGGGCAGCACCGGCGTCCTCGGCGTCGGGGTCGGTCTGACGGCGTACATGCTGGGCGTGCGGCACGCCTTCGACGCCGACCACATCGCCTCGATCGACAACACCACCCGCAAGCTCGTCGGCGACGGCCAGTCCTCGGTCAGCACCGGGTTCTGGTTCTCCCTCGGCCACTCCTCGGTGGTGGTCGCCGCCAGCCTGCTGCTCGTCCTCGGCGTGCGCTCGGTCGCCGACGTGGTGCAGGACGAGGACTCCGGCGTCGCCGCGACCCTCGGCCTGGTCGGCACGCTCGTCGCCGGCACGTTCCTGCTCGTCATCGGCCTGATGAACCTGGTCGCGGCCGTCGGCATCGCGCGGGTCTTCCGGAAGATGCGCTCCGGGGAGTTCGACGAGGCGGAGCTGGAGCACCACCTGCACAACCGCGGCTTCCTCGCCCGCCTGCTCAACCGCGTCACCCGGCGGGTCAGCAAGCCCTGGCACCTGTACCCGGTCGGCCTGCTGATGGGCCTGGGCTTCGACACCGCCACCCAGGTCGCGCTGCTGGTGCTCGCCGCGGGGTCGGCCGCCTTCGTGCTGCCCTGGTACGCGATCCTGGTGCTGCCGGTGCTCTTCATGGCCGGGATGAGCCTGTTCGACACCGCCGACGGCGTGCTGATGTCGCGCGCCTACGGCTGGGCCCTGCTGCAGCCGGTCCGCAAGGTCTTCTACAACCTGACCGTCACGGTGCTGTCGGTGGTCATCGCCCTGGTCATCGGGCTCATGGTGCTCACCGGTCTGCTCGTCGACCGGTTCTCCATCGAGGGCGGGCCGCTGGCCTGGATCGCCTCGCTCGACCTCGGCTTCGTCGGGTTCGCCGTGGTCGGGCTCTTCGCGCTGACCTGGGGTCTGGCCCTGGCTGTCTGGCGGTTCGGGCACATCGAGCAGCGCTGGGCGCCCCAGCCGGCCGACGGGCTCCCGACCGCCGGCTGA
- a CDS encoding SpoIIE family protein phosphatase: MVGGVPPGRDPSEDGCAGLPAPDWARVFDAAPAPFLLLTPDLVIVSANEARLTATATTLGDTVGRHLFEVFPLNPDDPAADGIANLGASLALARDTGRPVTMAIQKYDIPMPDGSYEERFWAPRNVPITDDEGRVVLLLHRSDDVTDYVRARDEARQEAARGQDRVEQVESDLYARTRELEQANVELRASVEREQRTARALAGLATTVSALAAAESVPELLELLFAHGREALQTEAAAVALLPAGGGDLRLTGDGGLRTGVLPADSPAPMAVAAAGRRVLTADSTATGTAPPLPGVRAWAALPLRAGGRLLGSWTVGWSDPRPLADDDVRVLEAYAAQCAQAVDRVTRLEDERRRASATRSLAESLQRSLLTDPPQPDHLSIAVRYRPAAQEAQVGGDWYDAFVSRDGATTLVVGDVTGHDRTAAAGMAQLRNLLRGIAHAVDSGPAGVLGALDRAVHDLQIATLATAVLARVEQDAVQAATGERSLRWSNAGHPPPLLLPAAGSPLLLERPRSLLLGVDPDASRTEHVLVLHPGDTLVLYTDGLVERRDSDLDEGLDRLVTAGSELAGEAVDTLADELLRRLVPEADDDVALLVLRVGPQDG, translated from the coding sequence GTGGTCGGAGGAGTACCCCCCGGGCGGGACCCGTCGGAGGACGGCTGTGCCGGCCTGCCCGCGCCGGACTGGGCGCGGGTCTTCGACGCGGCCCCGGCCCCGTTCCTGCTGCTGACCCCCGACCTGGTCATCGTCTCGGCCAACGAGGCCCGGCTGACCGCCACGGCGACGACCCTGGGGGACACGGTCGGGCGGCACCTGTTCGAGGTGTTCCCGCTCAACCCCGACGACCCGGCCGCCGACGGGATCGCCAACCTCGGCGCCTCCCTGGCCCTGGCCCGGGACACCGGCCGGCCGGTCACCATGGCCATCCAGAAGTACGACATCCCGATGCCCGACGGCAGCTACGAGGAGCGCTTCTGGGCGCCCCGCAACGTGCCGATCACCGACGACGAGGGCCGGGTCGTGCTGCTGCTGCACCGCTCCGACGACGTCACCGACTACGTCCGGGCCCGCGACGAGGCCCGCCAGGAGGCCGCCCGGGGCCAGGACCGCGTCGAGCAGGTCGAGTCCGACCTCTACGCGCGCACCCGCGAGCTGGAGCAGGCGAACGTCGAGCTGCGGGCCAGCGTCGAGCGTGAGCAGCGGACCGCCCGCGCCCTGGCCGGGCTCGCCACCACGGTCTCGGCACTGGCCGCCGCGGAGAGCGTCCCGGAGCTGCTGGAGCTGCTGTTCGCGCACGGCCGCGAGGCGCTGCAGACCGAAGCCGCCGCGGTGGCCCTGCTGCCGGCCGGCGGCGGTGACCTCCGGCTCACCGGGGACGGCGGCCTGCGCACCGGCGTCCTGCCCGCCGACTCCCCCGCACCGATGGCGGTCGCAGCTGCCGGCCGCCGGGTGCTGACGGCCGACTCCACCGCCACCGGGACGGCGCCGCCCCTGCCCGGCGTGCGCGCGTGGGCGGCCCTCCCCCTGCGCGCCGGTGGCCGACTGCTGGGCTCCTGGACGGTCGGCTGGTCCGACCCCCGGCCGCTGGCCGACGACGACGTCCGGGTGCTGGAGGCCTACGCGGCCCAGTGCGCCCAGGCGGTCGACCGGGTGACCCGCCTGGAGGACGAGCGCCGCCGGGCCAGCGCCACCCGCAGCCTGGCGGAGAGCCTGCAGCGCTCGCTGCTGACCGACCCGCCGCAGCCGGACCACCTGAGCATCGCCGTCCGCTACCGGCCCGCGGCCCAGGAGGCCCAGGTCGGCGGGGACTGGTACGACGCCTTCGTCTCCCGCGACGGCGCCACCACCCTGGTGGTCGGGGACGTCACCGGGCACGACCGCACCGCCGCAGCCGGGATGGCGCAGCTGCGCAACCTGCTGCGCGGCATCGCCCACGCCGTCGACAGCGGACCGGCCGGGGTGCTGGGCGCCCTGGACCGCGCGGTGCACGACCTGCAGATCGCCACCCTCGCTACCGCGGTGCTGGCCCGGGTGGAGCAGGACGCGGTCCAGGCGGCCACCGGGGAGCGGTCGCTGCGCTGGTCGAACGCCGGGCACCCACCACCGCTGCTCCTGCCGGCCGCAGGCTCCCCGCTGCTGCTCGAGCGGCCGCGGAGCCTCTTGCTGGGCGTCGACCCCGACGCCTCGCGGACCGAGCACGTCCTGGTGCTGCACCCCGGTGACACGCTCGTGCTCTACACCGACGGGCTGGTCGAGCGCCGGGACTCCGACCTGGACGAGGGGCTGGACCGGCTCGTCACCGCCGGCAGCGAGCTGGCCGGGGAGGCCGTCGACACCCTCGCCGACGAGCTGCTGCGGCGGCTCGTGCCCGAGGCCGACGACGACGTCGCCCTGCTCGTCCTGCGGGTCGGCCCGCAGGACGGCTGA
- the ftsY gene encoding signal recognition particle-docking protein FtsY, whose amino-acid sequence MEFVLIALAILVVALVLGVSLLVGRGRRTTRLDADAAAGTTLTRPRPPATTADPAVQSGATAVDPASLAEASPVELPPAEPEPGLVFDTPPPSAGRLVRLRSRLARSQSSLGRGLLTVLSREKLTEDDWEEVEETLLAADVGLAATTQIVQRLRTQTLVLATASGTQLRDLVVRELTAVLGPDLDRTLATEQLDRPAVVLVVGVNGAGKTTTVGKIARALVGDGRSVVLGAADTFRAAAADQLETWGERVGVLTVRGREGGDPASVAYEAVRTGIDAGVDTVLIDTAGRLHTKSGLMDELGKVKRVVEKLGPVDEVLLVLDATTGQNGVVQARVFTEAVTVTGVVLTKLDGTAKGGIVVAVQRELGIPVKLVGLGEGPDDLAPFEPEAFAEALVGNV is encoded by the coding sequence ATGGAGTTCGTGCTGATCGCCCTGGCGATCCTCGTCGTCGCCCTCGTCCTCGGGGTGAGCCTGCTCGTCGGCCGCGGTCGCCGCACCACCCGGCTGGACGCGGACGCCGCGGCGGGCACCACGCTGACCCGTCCCCGCCCGCCGGCGACCACCGCCGACCCGGCCGTGCAGTCCGGCGCCACCGCGGTCGACCCGGCCTCGCTGGCCGAAGCCTCGCCGGTCGAGCTGCCCCCGGCCGAGCCGGAGCCCGGGCTGGTCTTCGACACCCCGCCGCCCTCGGCCGGCCGGCTGGTGCGGCTGCGCTCCCGGCTGGCCCGCTCGCAGTCCTCGCTGGGCCGCGGCCTGCTCACCGTGCTGTCGCGGGAGAAGCTGACCGAGGACGACTGGGAGGAGGTCGAGGAGACCCTCCTGGCCGCCGACGTCGGCCTCGCCGCCACCACCCAGATCGTGCAGCGGCTGCGCACCCAGACCCTGGTGCTGGCCACCGCCTCGGGCACCCAGCTGCGCGACCTCGTCGTCCGTGAGCTCACCGCCGTGCTCGGCCCGGACCTGGACCGCACGCTGGCCACCGAGCAGCTCGACCGTCCCGCCGTCGTCCTGGTCGTCGGGGTCAACGGCGCCGGCAAGACCACGACGGTCGGCAAGATCGCCCGCGCGCTGGTCGGTGATGGCCGCAGCGTCGTCCTCGGTGCCGCCGACACCTTCCGCGCCGCGGCCGCCGACCAGCTGGAGACCTGGGGCGAGCGGGTCGGCGTGCTCACCGTCCGCGGCCGCGAGGGCGGCGACCCGGCGTCGGTGGCCTACGAGGCGGTGCGCACCGGCATCGACGCCGGGGTCGACACCGTGCTGATCGACACCGCCGGCCGGCTGCACACCAAGTCCGGTCTGATGGACGAGCTGGGCAAGGTGAAGCGGGTCGTGGAGAAGCTCGGCCCGGTCGACGAGGTGCTGCTGGTCCTCGACGCCACCACCGGGCAGAACGGCGTCGTGCAGGCCCGGGTGTTCACCGAGGCCGTCACCGTCACCGGCGTCGTCCTCACCAAGCTCGACGGCACCGCCAAGGGCGGCATCGTGGTGGCCGTGCAGCGCGAGCTGGGCATCCCGGTGAAGCTGGTCGGCCTGGGCGAGGGCCCCGACGACCTGGCGCCGTTCGAGCCCGAGGCCTTCGCCGAGGCCCTCGTCGGCAACGTCTGA